ggattagtgtccccccccccccctccccccccccaccactttcaatttgcttccgacgccactgtacATAGCATTAAGAAAAAATGGGGCGGGTCGGATAAATTACACGCCCAATCTTTGAAAATGTAGttgtgtagtacatgtactcatAAATGAAGCTTCTTCTAGCTTCGGAAAGAATAGCAGAAGAGTTTGAAACGGGCTACCCAGAGAATAGATGTATATCATCtaatgaatatgaaaataagaCAAAAAACAACTTGATTAAATCACAATGTTCAATTCATGTAGTTTATACTAAGAAGTCTTTTTTTTATCTAGCTCTTTTATATACAAGAaaggaatttgaaaaaaaaaatagtcgtTCTCTGTAAAACGCCATAACAAGCTTACATCTAGCGATCTCTTATATTTCTTTATGTAGGCTGtcttaattgaaaattaaaaatctctCTTTAAAGTCTCTTTAAATTAAATCCAACGTAATCGCAGTTTTCATTAAAACTTCGATATGCTTAGAAATGCAACCgcatataaatttaataaagtgCAGCGATTCTGTTATTTTAGAATAAGAATTTATGCATGCAACGTTGCACGTGCGTATCTATGGCACCAAGCAGTTTCTGTAAGGACCTTCACCCCTATGCACGCTAAAATCCAAAAGGAGGGCTTTCGGGCTTTCAAAAGTCGGCAGTATGtcgtttattaataaaaacaatattttggttttgaattttttatatctttttagtATCTGGAGCAGAAAGaaattatcaaaagaaataaatagcGTCTAAAACTTAATAAAGTTTTCTATTATTACATTACGACTTAATTGTGAATTAATATTCTGGAACTTCCAACTTGCACTTTTCTTTAAACTTGAAATGTTTACTAGCGCTTTTAACAAGAACGCGTTCTTGAAGGGCTCTTTCCTGAAGTAGGCAAATAAGATCGCATgcctttgtacatgtatgctgtTTCGCGTAATTACCATtactttcattattatatgaaaaagagggttttttccaattataacacaaaaaaattgttttgtgtgGCGTTTTCCTTTACTTGTGTTCTTAAACTGAATAACCCTGTTTCCCTGTTGGGAAGTTTAAAAACTTGCTTATTGTGTTTACTTCTAACAATATTCATATGAAAACAGTTcgtcttaaaaaaaattgctttaccCGTTCATGTTCAAGCGTGTTACAAATTCCACTCAAATTCTAATGAAATGTTTGAAGACGCTTTGTGTACATTGGGAAATAATTGGGACAAAAATAAGgggattaaaatattaattctaatattgacctgacttaaaaaaaacccagcgaATGTTTAATCGCAATCCTTCCACggactaattaaaaaaaagcttaTATTACATGCAGAGAGCAAACGGATTAATTGAATGGTAGACAAAAACGAAACCAGACGTAACACAGAGTATGAATCAAtcgaaaagttgttttttgatgGACAAACGTATTGCATCATCAGGAACAAGCAACCTTTGGACTCTACGAATGCTATGATGCAAGGTCTCCAAAACATCACGTgggtatataccggtataaggAACGAGTTCTGATTGGTGTATTGCACCACACCCCCAGCAGTTTCTTCGCACATCTTTTgtgaaaataacaaatttttaccTTATGCCGATATCAAGTGTTCCATAGTTGCTATGTGCTAACGGACGAAAGTTCTACAAACAATGTGGATTTTTGGCATTTTCTCGTTGTTTTGTGTTTTGCCCTGCAGCTCGTTTTTCTTGTCAGAACTACTATGGACTGATAGCAGTGAAACAGAAAAACGCGGCAATGAAACAACTGATGAACTTAAGACGCTGAAACAGCAAAATGCTACATTCAATGGGAGTATTGACCTTATCAAAAATGCAGACAACTTTACCGAAGAGAGTAATATCTCTAGAGAACAATCAAGTACAAGTGCTGCACTCACTGTTACTCCCCCGGGAACGAATACAACAGAAAATGTAACAGAGAATACAATAGAACATCATGATACAGCGGACAAGGAAGAAGAGCAAAAGGCAGAGGAACGAATGCACATGGAGTACATAAAAAGGCAGCTAATGGCTAAATTGCGCCTTTCCTCCGCGCCCGTGTCCAAGAGTGACGCGTCGGTCCTGCCCCTAGCGGAGTTGGGGAGGGGTTTCCTTCAGACCCAGCATGACCAAGGACAAAAGAAATACAAGCCGCATCACTTCTACGCCAAGGCGCTGCAAATCTACGTCATCGGAAACGACGGTAAGTgccattttctatttttctttttaatgatATTCATTTATCCAATACTTTGAGTGTATTTTGcaagtgaaatattttattttaaatcgtGATTTGATTTTACGTTTCAGTCAAGGATCGTAAGCAAACTTTATAATATTTGTCCTATATGTGTAACCCTTTGACAACAAGAGGTTGCATTTAACCAGTTTTAACAAGATACGGTTCCGTATTATAACTTTGTGTTACACTTCACTGTATACTTCTGTCCGATTCCGTCAAATCACTTGTTTATGTGCAATGTTTAATCAGAATAATCTTCTATTTTCCATTCTAATATCATGGTTATAATGAGGGTACATATAATTGGAATCACTGTTGTTTTTCCACTAGCAAAAGCgttaaaattgacattttgttttgatgttttatcGGTACTTTAAGCAAGCAACTAATTCTTGACTATTAAATCTAACAAGAGAAGTGTATAATAAGCAAAAACTCATCGTAGATAGATAGAAAATTCATATCACACTTGAGACAACTTTTCAAAATACGTTTTCACTCATGCTACGCGTGCGTTAAAAAGCGTGCCTCGCTCGTTGTTAGACAATAAGATATATTGCGATAGACCATAAAAAAAAACGTTCAATTTCtctaaaaatattgttaacatatgtagaaaaaatattcatgaacCAATAGTTTCAAAGAATTTTGCTATTCTTCCTCAGAAACGGAGAACTGCAGTTACCGGAAGTCGGCCGGTTGCTACTATTTTGACGTCAACGGAAAGGTGCCAGCCAGTGATGTCCAAAAAGCCGAGCTGTGGATCTATAAACTCTTCTACCACCGAGATCCAGTGGTCCAGACTTTTGTTGTATCGGAACTCGGAAGAACCAACAGAGCGGAACGGAAGGTCCGTCCACGCAACATCATAAATAGGTTCGAGACCAAAATTAAGCACGGTTGGCTGAAAATTGACGTCACAGAGACAGTTGTGCGGTGGCTACAAAAACCCGCTAGGAACGATGGGATATCTATACTGTGTAAAGGATGTCAAAGAAAGAATCACAAGACAATATTTAGTTCTAAATATGATTCCATGCCATTCCTGGCAATAACAACTAGAAAAAGTCACAGGAGTCGACGCTCAAAGCGGTCTGCGCCTGTGGCATGTTCCCTTGGATATGAGGGGTGTTGTTTGGCGCCTCTAGAGATCAACTTTGACGAAATCGGTTGGACTGGAATTATAGCTCCTAAAAAGTTGAACTATGCTTATTGCAAAGGCTCATGTAATGGTAGGTGTTAGCTCTGTTGAATTTCTTTATTGACACTGTTTACAGTGTCGGCTAATTGTAAAATACATCTATAgcagcatttttttttgtaaattcataggtattttacaaataaatatactaaatacacgaaacaatatttgtttatttcagacGAAATCGACGCTCACAGTAATCACAGCAAAATGGTACAAGAGTACCGATACTCTAATGTCGCAACAGACAAAGAAAGGCGGGAAATGACGCCATGTTGTGCCCCAATATCGTTTTCCGCGCAGTCAATGTTAATAAGGATCGATTCTACAGTAATCCATCAGAATATCCCAAACCTGATACCGACTGCGTGCGGGTGTCTGTGATGGTGTTTGGACGGTGACAAATAAGGATATAGGGCAAGCAACGATCAATGCAATTAAACTACGATCAAgccattatttttatttgttttctatgaaaataattattgttacCATTGTTACGGAGTAAACATGATAGTATATGTATCACAAATCCTCAAAAATATAGAACATTTAAAACtcgatattttttatattgacctTGTGTGTAGATGACACTTTCCAACTACTAGCTGCATCTTTTGGTCTGTTATGACAATCGGCTAACTTCGAGAGGATTTTCATTTTCGTAGAAACGTTGACGGTGGAATTTTGAGAATatctacatttacatgtaggatgttattttgtttgttgattttcatgtaaataaattaaaattctttgtagatgcatgtgtatatatttttttaccataaGCTCGTGCGTTATAAACAATACCTTTGGTCAGCACTGCTACACATTTGAGGCAATATTCGGTATGCTGATGTACCCGACTTTAAGTTGtgtctacttttttttttcagcagcCGTGTTTCGTTATCAAGAAATGTATTTGATCGGAAagggtgtgggggggggggataaactTTGTTAAAGAGAGGTCAAATCTCGAGATGGTTCAATTTTCatctattaattaataatacctaagtaaaaaaaaatagcaagaaaaaaaagataaatgataTAAGTTGTGTGCTTGTGAAATATTCTTGAGGGAGATTTAAAACGCCAATCCATCAACAAACTCATCCATAAGAAAGTTGCATTAAAGGAGTTGCTATACAAGCTTAAAAATGACTAAATTTAAAATCTCCCTCAGTTAAAGTTACAGTCCATAAATTTcagtaataaatttatttatataatcatattacaaacaaaatgcattaaatgatttattttattatacaattaGTTTCTAGAAAGAACCAGCTTTCTTAATCACATGATGACGTAGACAAATACACCGGTACATATGTACCCAGTTTAtgagagtttattaaattttaactaGGTCCTagggtttttaaatttctaagcTACATTGTACTTAAGTCTGATTTGTTTgtgttaaaaaatgatttaagaatGTTAATCTCATGGCAGAAATGGTAGAATACAAACGTCTGCGTTTGAAAGTTAAATGACAACTGGACGGAATTATGAGAAGTAAAATTTGTACAAAGACCTTGATACGCTGTCAACAAATCTGGGCTCTTATGATTCAACAAAAATGACAGATAATGATTCATGGGCATAGTTTTCCCACTCTTCTGCTATAAAGCCTGCTGTTTTCCAGGGGTTTTATTGTGCTGTACTTGACAACAGCAAGGTCATGATCGAAGGTGCTAGATTGTTGCTGAGTAGGAGAGATTTCTATCATTCCTAAAAGTACATTAGGGGagaatgttatacatgtagtgcgcGACCCTTTCTAGGATGCCTTTGCCTTGGCTTCTTCTTTCTGTGCTGTCAAGTCCTCCAATTCTTCAATCATAGCAGATGCCTGCAGAACAAGGATGCTATTGTTATGGCTCAAATTTCAGTCATTGCAAAATAATCAAgtgcttattttttaaataatttgaaaacaatgGATTGAGAACTTTGATATATGGATCAAGTCAATCATACAGATTAAGAGATTAATCCTTTGGAAATGTTCACGTATTTGTAAATCACTTTGATGATTTACTCCAGTATTTTAGAACTATaaagcttgattttttttaaccaatcagCGACTAaaccacttttttaaaaaatgtataacaataaaaaagagaaatacaCAAAAACtagttggataaaaaaatatataaataaaatgtattgttAATTGGATAAAAAGCAGGCATGTTCTAATTAAGTTAGATTAATGTATACACATATTACACAAAATGTCCTttattaaatatgatttaaCAGTAACTTTCAAAGCAAAAATCAAAAGTCTATACCTggcatatactagtattttggCAATGAGAAAAGTTGCATTACCAAATCTTTTCATACTCATTATAGATTTATAACAGTTtgtaatacttatatttattataatattattagtTCAAATGTTATTCTCCATTCTGAATAACTTTTTTGCATAGTATTCCAGTATTTACTTTTCTTTAAGGTGTATTGCTTAAGAATTTCATAATTCTAATGGAAGTAAATCCAAGAagttttaatgtttttcttttttgaagaGAGAGGATGGCTGCAAAATATTCACAAATTTCATTAagaatttatttctttgatccAACCATCTAaacatgaaattcaaataaaggctaatgattaatttttttgtttaataccaatacatgtacatgaagttaTGAAAGCACTATATGTATTATACTATACATTTAAGGTCTTGTAGACTTACTTACCCACACATAAAAAGTAGCAGCCCCAGCTGACACGTCCCTGACCTCTTCAAGGTCAAACTCCTCTAACAAGGCCTTTGCTCTTTTTGCAGGAGCTACAGGAATTTTTTCTGGCTTGCATTCAATGCAGCGACGCTTCAAGCTTTCTTTTCCTGTTTTTCCGACCAAGGCTTGTACAGATTTCCAGATCTGATATTGAAAACATTAATTCAAATGAATAAACACCCTACttttaacaaatacatttgTAACTTGCAAAAAGTAAACTGCTCATAATTATTGTGTATGTATGAACCAACTGAATACAGAACCTTCGTTTCTTTTTCCTGGTGGCCTAGCAACAAGAAAGTTGCAGTCATGACCTTATGAACCACAGCTGGAGGATTCTGGTAGCTTCTGATCTCAGCCACAGTTGCCTGCTTCAGCTCCAAGATCTCGTGGCGGATACGCTCCAGTCGTTTCAGCCGTGTCAGCAGTTTAGAAGCCTC
This portion of the Magallana gigas chromosome 7, xbMagGiga1.1, whole genome shotgun sequence genome encodes:
- the LOC105335095 gene encoding growth/differentiation factor 8, translating into MWIFGIFSLFCVLPCSSFFLSELLWTDSSETEKRGNETTDELKTLKQQNATFNGSIDLIKNADNFTEESNISREQSSTSAALTVTPPGTNTTENVTENTIEHHDTADKEEEQKAEERMHMEYIKRQLMAKLRLSSAPVSKSDASVLPLAELGRGFLQTQHDQGQKKYKPHHFYAKALQIYVIGNDETENCSYRKSAGCYYFDVNGKVPASDVQKAELWIYKLFYHRDPVVQTFVVSELGRTNRAERKVRPRNIINRFETKIKHGWLKIDVTETVVRWLQKPARNDGISILCKGCQRKNHKTIFSSKYDSMPFLAITTRKSHRSRRSKRSAPVACSLGYEGCCLAPLEINFDEIGWTGIIAPKKLNYAYCKGSCNDEIDAHSNHSKMVQEYRYSNVATDKERREMTPCCAPISFSAQSMLIRIDSTVIHQNIPNLIPTACGCL